From the genome of Pedobacter sp. MC2016-14, one region includes:
- a CDS encoding endonuclease/exonuclease/phosphatase family protein, whose protein sequence is MNVFIYSLSGLLFTFTLLSVVKHDYWVFRVFDYPRLQKLVLSLVCLILIICFFDAPPLHFWLLSAGITANLAYLSFLIFPFTPFSKKQVLNTTKHLPEQSISLMVANVYQDNTNTKGCLAQVLKTNPDVVLLLETNARWDRETTELSAHYAYQVKVPLENTYGMLLYSKLELINPTVKYMVEEDIPSIHCQILLKNGQALQLYALHPTPPVPNENPRSTERDKELLLVADLARESKLPCIVIGDLNDVAWSYTTELFLKMSQLLDPRRGRGFYNSFHAHNPLMRFPLDHAFISADFKLKAMKRLNNCNSDHFPIYIALQYEAAAVLQQQSLEASLEDAEIAEEKKQKI, encoded by the coding sequence ATGAATGTTTTTATTTATAGCCTTTCGGGCTTATTGTTTACGTTTACACTGCTTTCAGTTGTTAAACACGATTATTGGGTTTTCAGGGTTTTTGACTATCCCCGTCTGCAAAAATTAGTCCTTTCGCTGGTCTGCTTAATCCTGATTATTTGCTTTTTTGATGCTCCTCCATTACATTTCTGGCTACTTTCAGCAGGCATAACAGCAAATCTGGCCTATCTTTCTTTTTTAATTTTCCCGTTTACGCCGTTTTCTAAAAAGCAGGTCTTAAACACAACCAAACACCTGCCAGAACAAAGTATCAGCTTAATGGTAGCCAATGTTTACCAGGACAATACCAATACAAAAGGCTGTTTAGCTCAGGTGTTAAAAACCAATCCCGATGTAGTTTTATTGTTAGAAACCAATGCACGATGGGATAGAGAAACAACTGAACTGTCAGCACATTACGCCTATCAGGTAAAAGTTCCTTTGGAAAATACCTATGGCATGCTCCTATACTCTAAGCTGGAACTCATAAACCCTACCGTAAAATACATGGTAGAGGAAGATATTCCATCTATACATTGTCAGATATTGCTCAAAAATGGCCAAGCCTTGCAATTGTATGCCTTACATCCTACGCCACCTGTACCAAATGAAAATCCACGCTCTACAGAACGTGATAAAGAATTATTACTGGTTGCAGATTTAGCACGGGAAAGTAAACTACCATGCATCGTTATAGGAGACTTAAATGATGTAGCCTGGAGTTACACAACTGAACTGTTTCTAAAAATGAGCCAATTATTGGATCCAAGACGTGGCAGAGGTTTTTACAATTCCTTCCACGCGCACAATCCTTTAATGCGTTTCCCCTTAGACCATGCTTTTATATCTGCTGATTTCAAACTAAAGGCGATGAAGAGATTGAACAACTGCAATTCCGACCACTTCCCAATCTATATTGCACTGCAGTATGAAGCGGCAGCTGTATTGCAGCAACAAAGTCTCGAAGCAAGTTTGGAAGATGCGGAAATTGCGGAGGAGAAGAAGCAGAAGATTTAA
- a CDS encoding RNA-binding protein: MRKIFVGGLSSETSEMELVIFISIYARVDTIKIVREKSTQKPKGYAFLEMFNDNEAAKAVAEVNGLTFKGNTLTVKLTEEEPPKVKAYVPVNKFQKNKRPRKRI, from the coding sequence ATGAGGAAGATTTTTGTGGGGGGACTTTCATCCGAAACTTCTGAAATGGAGCTTGTAATATTCATTAGCATCTATGCCAGAGTTGATACAATTAAAATTGTTCGTGAAAAGTCTACTCAAAAACCAAAAGGCTATGCATTTTTGGAAATGTTTAATGACAATGAAGCCGCAAAAGCAGTAGCTGAGGTGAATGGATTAACCTTCAAAGGTAATACACTTACCGTAAAGCTAACCGAGGAAGAACCGCCAAAAGTTAAAGCTTATGTTCCGGTAAATAAATTCCAAAAAAACAAACGTCCAAGAAAGCGGATTTAA
- a CDS encoding LruC domain-containing protein — protein sequence MRKALLFAVLCSITAISSCKKGESLESITSKSIDEINVPANFDWGSSKDVSFSIGVDDNRFQNAIHVIKIYLGDPETNGQLLTKGSATSTAPFNTKIALPSSLTEVYVVKVAPDASTVTQKTTITSTMVSTGIGTVSKNSAVTTLKTNAVKTNALETSPDCTTGCGTIVTSSNSFDLNAGTTYCVTQDGLNVNIQNTNGGTLRVCAKNVTINGLKITSNVVFIVAAGGSVNLNNFNWDGGGTFKNFGTITMGELKVNRGTFLNQGTINASGNFVTSSNTTSENTNILNIGGQLTSDGTVTNSGTMTVNGTAAFQNSQSFTNTGTLTLKSQTTISGTFVNSSVFTVTSGEISFNSSPTVTNSGTFTATSSRLNTAGTFTNNGTVTLQTLQHNSSGTIINNCKFIVNSDAIVDKPIQNYSYFKIGGNLQLNGSGRINLFDAAMFQTNSLNTLDGLITGSGSTSLFKLLGSIDQNRVTDANNNPNGSAAKFSGTVSLYTTLTVPTGLFTSPAKKDNAIYIAKSDCNPDGNGTAPANLDTDGDGVPNAQDDYPNDATKAYNNYSINYTAGGSTVAFEDSWPSKGDYDLNDVVISYKYLVVTNRDNRVVNIAAEYKLLATGGDFQNGGGIQFNLPSGSATNFVGSTGTALESGQDSVVVILFNNSRNQQATWNTKISEAISPNVTYNISFNVTNGPLLSSFGVGTYNPFIWNGSAGYGRGYETHLYGKKPTKLANTALFGTRDDRSTSGKFYGTATKLPWAIEVPMATFKYPVEQTLITDAYLRFAAWAESGGTSYTDWYNNIGTGYRNDTKFFNK from the coding sequence ATGAGAAAAGCGTTACTCTTCGCAGTATTATGCTCGATTACAGCAATCAGCTCCTGCAAAAAAGGCGAATCATTAGAAAGCATTACAAGCAAATCTATTGATGAAATCAACGTACCAGCAAACTTTGACTGGGGAAGTTCTAAAGACGTAAGCTTCAGCATCGGCGTCGATGACAATCGTTTTCAGAACGCCATTCACGTGATTAAAATTTATTTGGGTGACCCAGAAACAAACGGTCAGCTACTTACAAAGGGATCCGCAACATCAACTGCTCCCTTTAATACAAAAATAGCTTTGCCTTCCAGTTTAACAGAAGTGTACGTAGTGAAAGTTGCACCAGATGCCTCAACAGTTACCCAAAAAACCACAATAACATCTACAATGGTTTCTACGGGAATTGGCACCGTTAGCAAAAACAGCGCTGTCACCACCCTTAAAACAAATGCCGTTAAAACAAACGCACTTGAAACCAGTCCGGATTGTACAACGGGATGTGGAACGATAGTAACTTCATCTAATTCATTTGACTTAAATGCAGGTACCACCTATTGCGTTACTCAGGATGGTTTAAATGTAAATATCCAAAACACCAATGGAGGAACGCTTCGTGTTTGCGCAAAAAACGTCACCATTAATGGTTTAAAAATCACCAGCAACGTTGTATTCATTGTAGCAGCAGGCGGAAGTGTAAACCTAAACAACTTCAATTGGGATGGCGGAGGTACCTTCAAAAACTTCGGTACCATTACCATGGGCGAACTTAAGGTAAACAGAGGTACATTCCTAAATCAAGGAACCATAAATGCAAGTGGTAATTTTGTAACTTCATCAAATACAACCAGTGAAAACACCAACATTTTAAATATCGGTGGGCAACTCACATCAGACGGTACAGTAACCAACTCGGGTACCATGACCGTTAATGGTACTGCCGCATTTCAAAATAGCCAAAGCTTTACCAACACCGGAACGCTTACACTGAAAAGTCAAACTACTATCTCCGGAACTTTTGTAAACTCGAGTGTATTTACAGTAACTTCAGGAGAAATCAGCTTTAACAGCTCACCTACAGTTACCAACAGCGGAACCTTTACGGCCACCAGTTCAAGGTTAAATACAGCTGGTACATTTACAAACAATGGTACAGTTACCCTTCAAACCCTGCAACACAACAGCAGCGGTACCATCATTAACAACTGTAAGTTTATCGTTAATTCAGATGCTATCGTAGACAAGCCTATTCAAAACTACAGTTACTTTAAAATTGGCGGCAACCTCCAACTGAACGGTTCAGGCAGAATCAACCTGTTTGACGCAGCTATGTTCCAAACCAATTCTTTAAACACACTAGACGGCCTAATTACAGGTTCCGGAAGTACATCATTATTCAAACTATTGGGCAGCATTGATCAAAACAGGGTTACTGATGCCAATAATAACCCTAATGGTAGTGCAGCTAAATTTTCCGGTACAGTTTCATTGTATACTACACTCACTGTTCCAACAGGTCTGTTTACCAGCCCGGCCAAGAAAGACAATGCCATTTATATCGCAAAATCTGATTGTAACCCTGATGGAAACGGCACAGCACCCGCAAATCTAGATACAGATGGCGATGGTGTGCCAAATGCCCAGGATGATTATCCTAATGACGCTACTAAAGCCTACAACAACTACTCTATCAATTACACTGCTGGCGGTTCTACTGTAGCATTTGAAGATAGCTGGCCTTCAAAAGGCGATTATGACCTTAATGATGTGGTTATCTCTTACAAATACCTGGTAGTTACCAACCGGGACAATAGAGTGGTAAATATTGCAGCAGAATACAAACTACTGGCCACAGGTGGTGATTTCCAAAATGGCGGTGGTATTCAATTCAACCTGCCGTCCGGAAGCGCAACCAACTTTGTAGGTTCTACAGGAACAGCACTTGAATCCGGACAAGATAGCGTTGTAGTTATTCTATTCAACAACAGCAGAAACCAGCAAGCAACATGGAACACCAAAATTAGTGAGGCCATCTCTCCTAATGTAACGTATAACATTAGTTTTAATGTAACGAATGGCCCATTACTGAGCAGCTTCGGTGTAGGAACTTACAATCCATTTATCTGGAACGGCTCTGCCGGATACGGACGCGGATATGAAACGCACTTGTATGGCAAAAAACCTACCAAACTAGCCAATACCGCATTGTTTGGTACACGTGACGACCGCTCTACGTCAGGTAAATTTTACGGCACAGCCACTAAATTACCCTGGGCAATTGAAGTACCTATGGCAACCTTCAAATACCCTGTAGAACAAACCCTCATCACAGATGCTTACCTAAGGTTTGCTGCATGGGCAGAAAGCGGTGGCACAAGTTATACCGACTGGTACAATAATATAGGCACAGGGTACAGAAATGACACAAAGTTCTTCAATAAATAA
- a CDS encoding amino acid adenylation domain-containing protein, with amino-acid sequence MLEIPVQLIDLQVQLFPQKTALIYKEVRFSYVEMNERANQFAAYLIERGVEKDMVIGIVMDRSPEMVITLLAVLKSGAAYVPLDPEYPKQRLEYMLQDSKAKLLIIDRRNSGQLETDAVEIIGDDVWPRLHRYSASSPGVDVHKNDLAYLLYTSGSTGKPKGVMIEHGNLFNLLLSMQRFPGITQKDTLLSLTTISFDISVLELFLPLTVGATLIITDAETTRDAEALHKIIKNRQVSFIQATPSTYKMMLAAGWKDKYNLKILCCGEQLPKDLAEKLVPKCTGLYNMYGPTETTIYSTGKLIKAEEDVITIGKPIDNTEVYILDDQLNRVEDGETGEICIAGDGLARGYFDRPELTAEKFPKISIAGGGGQRLYRTGDLGKILPNGEIQCFGRIDHMVKVRGYRIELGEIEYALIQQEGVYEVVVVPWVSVTGDQRLAAYVVLAAKDAEFDYSALVQGWRLALRHLLPHYMVPNDFMVLDKLPLTENGKTDRKALPAPVIRAYTVATPELGVRTEMENVLAEIWKQNLGIEEVGINDNFFELGGHSLTAVKVMVSIKKETGKSLPLATLFRNPTIAALALMLEAESIPTGEDSLIPLKISGNKTPLYIVHGLGSTVFKFLDFAHQLDPEQPVYGFQARGIDGEVSPTETVEEMASQFINEILVQNPDGPYALSGYSFGTLIAFEMAQQLTAMGKKVCVLISFDGYVNKAPQLKSAVSRWLFNVYSRIAKFIFTSVFLLSKEPRRTIEHKLFTLKRSFQKLKGEQVLNDGGLDEDFDYIAKVAEVHRASILKYRLKPYKGDIHLFKAKKLGLYLDDFKYLGWKPYVKKVHIYTIEDEHLAIFDTPINTKFTADVQEILNKSVC; translated from the coding sequence ATGTTAGAAATTCCTGTTCAGCTTATAGATCTTCAGGTACAACTTTTTCCTCAAAAAACCGCACTTATATATAAGGAGGTGAGGTTTTCCTATGTGGAAATGAACGAAAGGGCAAATCAGTTTGCTGCTTATTTGATTGAGCGGGGCGTGGAGAAAGATATGGTCATCGGAATAGTGATGGACCGTTCACCTGAAATGGTGATTACCTTGCTTGCTGTGCTTAAATCTGGTGCGGCTTATGTTCCACTGGACCCAGAATATCCAAAACAGCGCCTGGAATACATGCTCCAGGATTCGAAAGCTAAATTACTGATCATTGATCGTAGAAATAGCGGTCAACTAGAAACAGATGCGGTTGAAATTATTGGTGATGATGTATGGCCAAGACTTCATCGTTATTCTGCAAGTAGTCCGGGAGTGGACGTTCATAAAAATGACCTGGCCTACTTACTTTATACTTCTGGTTCTACCGGGAAGCCTAAAGGGGTAATGATTGAGCATGGAAATCTTTTTAACTTGCTGCTGAGTATGCAGCGCTTCCCAGGCATCACACAAAAGGACACCCTATTAAGTTTGACTACCATATCTTTTGATATCTCTGTATTGGAATTGTTTTTACCACTTACAGTTGGGGCAACTTTGATCATTACGGATGCTGAAACCACCCGTGATGCAGAAGCATTACATAAAATTATAAAAAACAGGCAGGTGAGTTTTATCCAGGCTACGCCATCTACTTATAAGATGATGCTTGCTGCAGGCTGGAAAGATAAATACAACTTGAAAATACTATGCTGTGGTGAGCAGTTGCCCAAAGATTTGGCAGAAAAACTGGTTCCTAAATGTACTGGGCTATATAATATGTATGGACCTACTGAAACGACCATCTATTCTACCGGAAAGCTAATTAAGGCAGAAGAAGATGTTATTACTATAGGAAAACCGATAGACAATACAGAGGTATACATTTTAGATGACCAGTTGAATAGGGTTGAGGATGGCGAAACAGGTGAAATTTGTATTGCTGGTGATGGTTTGGCAAGGGGATATTTTGACCGTCCTGAACTTACGGCAGAAAAGTTCCCAAAAATCAGCATAGCGGGGGGGGGCGGACAGCGTTTGTACAGGACTGGCGACTTAGGTAAAATTCTTCCGAATGGTGAAATTCAATGTTTTGGACGGATAGACCATATGGTAAAGGTTCGTGGCTACAGAATTGAATTGGGTGAGATTGAATATGCATTGATACAACAGGAGGGGGTGTATGAAGTAGTGGTGGTACCCTGGGTTAGCGTGACGGGCGATCAACGACTGGCGGCTTATGTTGTGCTGGCTGCAAAGGATGCTGAATTTGATTATTCGGCATTGGTACAAGGTTGGAGACTGGCTTTGAGGCATTTGCTTCCTCATTATATGGTGCCAAATGATTTTATGGTGCTGGATAAACTTCCTTTAACGGAAAATGGAAAAACTGACCGTAAGGCACTACCTGCACCGGTAATTAGAGCGTATACCGTAGCAACACCTGAGTTGGGCGTAAGAACGGAGATGGAAAACGTTCTTGCTGAAATTTGGAAGCAGAACCTGGGAATTGAAGAGGTTGGAATTAATGATAACTTTTTTGAATTGGGCGGGCACTCGCTTACGGCGGTAAAAGTGATGGTCAGTATAAAAAAGGAGACAGGTAAAAGTTTGCCCTTGGCTACATTGTTTAGAAATCCAACCATTGCGGCTTTGGCGTTGATGCTGGAGGCAGAGAGTATCCCTACGGGTGAAGATTCCTTAATTCCTTTAAAAATTTCTGGGAATAAGACGCCTCTATATATAGTGCACGGCCTGGGTTCTACGGTTTTTAAATTTCTTGACTTTGCACATCAGCTTGATCCCGAACAGCCAGTTTATGGTTTTCAGGCACGTGGAATTGATGGTGAAGTGTCTCCAACAGAAACTGTAGAGGAAATGGCCAGCCAGTTTATTAATGAAATTTTGGTGCAAAACCCTGATGGCCCATATGCGCTTTCGGGATATTCTTTTGGAACTTTAATTGCTTTTGAAATGGCCCAACAGCTTACCGCGATGGGAAAAAAAGTCTGCGTACTGATCAGTTTTGATGGTTATGTAAATAAAGCTCCTCAACTTAAATCTGCAGTATCGCGCTGGTTGTTTAATGTTTATTCAAGGATTGCTAAATTTATATTTACTTCTGTGTTTCTTTTAAGTAAAGAACCCAGGAGGACTATAGAACATAAGCTATTTACACTTAAACGTTCATTCCAGAAATTAAAAGGTGAGCAAGTGTTGAATGATGGAGGATTGGATGAAGATTTTGACTACATCGCAAAAGTAGCAGAGGTGCACAGGGCTTCTATCTTGAAGTATAGGTTGAAGCCCTATAAAGGAGATATTCATTTGTTTAAAGCAAAAAAACTTGGTCTTTACCTGGATGATTTTAAATATTTAGGCTGGAAGCCCTATGTGAAAAAAGTACATATTTATACTATTGAAGATGAGCATTTGGCCATTTTTGACACACCGATTAACACCAAATTTACGGCCGATGTGCAGGAGATTTTAAATAAAAGCGTCTGTTGA
- a CDS encoding 4'-phosphopantetheinyl transferase superfamily protein produces the protein MEAKAAVIWIIEISAQERRMMDLLEILDENERARAFSYRRPEDMQRFVLGRAILKELLGRVLNMDAGKVEICYGLNGKPELKTPENIHFNVSHSGNLVLIAFSECEIGVDVEWSDEGFDFKDVLPDYFSKADIGYILEEDSCSRFFECWTKKEALAKASGLGIGQDNFKTGTPELPIKSMKLNDAYWLSVAGTNNITLYHY, from the coding sequence ATGGAGGCTAAAGCGGCTGTGATCTGGATAATAGAAATTTCTGCCCAGGAGCGGCGTATGATGGATCTATTGGAGATTCTGGACGAAAATGAACGTGCCCGTGCTTTTAGTTACCGAAGGCCGGAGGACATGCAACGTTTTGTGCTAGGGCGTGCGATATTGAAGGAGTTATTAGGTAGGGTTTTAAACATGGATGCCGGGAAGGTGGAGATCTGCTATGGCTTAAATGGTAAGCCCGAACTTAAAACACCCGAAAATATTCATTTTAATGTTTCACATTCGGGCAACCTTGTACTGATTGCATTTTCTGAATGCGAAATCGGTGTAGACGTTGAATGGAGCGATGAAGGTTTTGATTTTAAGGATGTATTACCTGACTATTTTTCTAAAGCTGATATAGGTTATATTTTAGAAGAGGACAGTTGTTCTAGATTTTTTGAATGCTGGACAAAAAAGGAAGCTTTGGCTAAAGCCAGTGGCCTGGGGATCGGTCAGGACAACTTTAAGACAGGTACGCCTGAGCTGCCCATAAAAAGCATGAAGCTTAACGATGCATATTGGCTAAGTGTTGCAGGCACAAACAATATTACATTGTATCATTATTGA